From the genome of Geminocystis herdmanii PCC 6308, one region includes:
- a CDS encoding amino acid ABC transporter substrate-binding protein translates to MFNKLISIVLSCSVIFGVQVPVLAGEIFNQIEKTGVIKAGYREDTPPFAFVDDKGKPVGYSLDILELVRQETERRLGKPIKLELIVVDPDTRFDKIKDGTIHIECGSTTVTWEREKTVDFAVSYFASGTQMIVKKGSGFANSDNLKGAKIGVIPNTTNEKAMRIFAQGAQLIFFTSEEDGMEKLTKGEIDGFAGDGILLQNLKKQANNSQQYEIVPEFPYMIESYACTIPENDSAWRTTVNYSIVKFMQGVVTDTPSAIDIYDRWFGVNGNTPYPIETMADYFQGIINGYEWINIDERY, encoded by the coding sequence ATGTTTAATAAATTGATTTCGATCGTACTTTCTTGTTCTGTCATTTTTGGTGTACAAGTACCAGTATTGGCAGGGGAAATTTTTAATCAGATTGAAAAGACAGGAGTCATTAAAGCCGGTTATCGTGAAGATACTCCGCCCTTTGCTTTTGTGGATGACAAGGGAAAGCCTGTGGGTTATTCTTTGGATATTTTAGAGTTAGTTAGACAAGAAACGGAAAGAAGATTAGGAAAACCCATTAAATTAGAGTTAATTGTAGTTGATCCTGATACTCGTTTTGATAAAATTAAAGATGGTACTATTCACATTGAATGTGGCTCAACTACCGTAACATGGGAAAGAGAAAAAACCGTTGATTTTGCTGTCAGTTACTTTGCCAGTGGTACGCAAATGATAGTAAAAAAAGGTAGTGGCTTTGCCAATAGCGATAACTTGAAAGGAGCAAAAATTGGGGTAATTCCTAACACAACGAATGAAAAAGCCATGAGAATATTTGCTCAAGGGGCGCAATTAATCTTTTTTACCAGTGAAGAAGACGGCATGGAAAAATTAACTAAAGGTGAAATCGATGGTTTTGCAGGAGACGGGATTTTATTACAGAATTTGAAAAAACAAGCTAATAATTCCCAACAATATGAGATTGTACCTGAATTTCCTTATATGATCGAATCCTATGCTTGTACTATCCCTGAGAATGATTCGGCTTGGCGCACCACTGTTAACTATAGCATCGTTAAATTTATGCAAGGAGTAGTTACAGATACACCAAGTGCCATTGATATTTACGATCGATGGTTTGGAGTTAATGGCAATACTCCTTATCCCATCGAAACTATGGCGGATTATTTTCAGGGTATTATTAACGGTTATGAGTGGATTAATATTGATGAACGATATTAA
- a CDS encoding IS607 family transposase, with the protein MSNFLSIKSASDLLGVSTKTLRRWEKEGKITSTRTEGGHRRYDISTLLKNKSDNSLTIGYARVSSYDQKDDLNRQIIVLESYSSSHGWDFEIIQDLGSGMNYKKKGLIRLIKLICSYQVDRLIITHKDRLLRFGSDLIFSLCEIFGTEVIIINRSEDSSFEEDLAKDVLEIITVFSARLYGSRSHKNKQIVEQLKEVAKNLE; encoded by the coding sequence ATGTCCAATTTTTTATCGATAAAATCGGCATCTGATTTATTGGGAGTATCCACAAAGACTTTGCGTAGGTGGGAAAAAGAGGGGAAAATAACCTCTACTCGTACAGAAGGTGGACATAGACGATATGATATTTCTACTTTACTCAAAAATAAATCGGATAATTCCTTAACAATTGGTTATGCCAGAGTTTCTAGTTATGACCAAAAAGATGACTTAAATCGTCAAATAATAGTATTAGAATCTTATTCTTCTAGTCATGGTTGGGATTTTGAAATAATCCAAGATTTAGGCTCAGGTATGAACTATAAAAAGAAAGGATTAATTAGGTTAATTAAATTAATTTGTTCTTATCAAGTTGACCGATTAATTATTACTCATAAAGATAGATTATTACGATTTGGTTCTGATTTAATCTTTTCTTTATGTGAAATATTTGGCACAGAAGTTATAATTATTAACAGAAGTGAAGATTCTAGTTTTGAGGAAGATTTAGCCAAAGATGTACTAGAAATAATTACAGTATTCTCAGCAAGATTATATGGTAGTAGAAGTCATAAAAACAAACAAATCGTAGAACAATTAAAAGAGGTAGCAAAAAATCTTGAGTAA
- a CDS encoding FTR1 family iron permease: protein MNISSALPTFVITLREGFEATLVVGIVFACLQKAQKQEYYRWISSGVIAGIIASISVGLLLWQSLQSLETSQYYYAPFIKQILNALFALIAVSMLSWMLLWMSKQAKSLKGEVEGAVNTALSNDNAGKGIFLLVFIAVLREGFETVLFITAQFQEDYLSSAVGAIVGLILASLMGWSLFYWGIKINIRLFFQIMGIFLLLIVAGLVVSALKNFDGAMTILSHINPNYQNICLFDRGSCLLGMKIWNASNFLPDGKFPGILLKTLFGYREQIYLVQLICYFLFLGIVGKLYFSSLNPKKQEN from the coding sequence ATTAATATAAGTAGTGCGTTACCGACTTTTGTTATTACCTTACGGGAAGGTTTTGAAGCCACTTTAGTAGTAGGTATTGTATTTGCTTGTTTACAAAAAGCTCAAAAACAAGAATATTATCGTTGGATTTCCTCTGGAGTCATCGCAGGTATTATCGCTAGTATCTCCGTGGGCTTACTTCTGTGGCAGAGTTTACAAAGTCTCGAAACCAGTCAATATTATTATGCTCCTTTTATCAAACAAATACTTAACGCCCTTTTCGCTCTTATCGCTGTATCGATGTTGAGTTGGATGTTATTGTGGATGAGTAAACAGGCTAAGTCTTTAAAAGGGGAAGTGGAAGGCGCTGTTAATACTGCTTTAAGTAATGATAATGCAGGAAAAGGGATTTTTTTATTAGTTTTTATTGCGGTTTTACGGGAAGGTTTTGAAACGGTTTTATTTATTACGGCTCAATTCCAAGAAGATTATTTAAGTAGTGCTGTAGGTGCGATCGTAGGTTTAATTTTAGCTAGTTTAATGGGATGGTCGTTATTTTATTGGGGCATTAAAATCAATATTCGTCTATTTTTCCAAATAATGGGAATTTTCTTACTGTTAATAGTAGCAGGTTTAGTGGTTAGTGCTTTAAAAAACTTTGATGGTGCGATGACAATTTTAAGTCACATTAATCCTAATTATCAGAATATCTGTTTATTCGATCGAGGTTCATGTTTATTAGGTATGAAGATATGGAATGCTAGTAATTTTTTACCTGATGGCAAATTCCCCGGTATTTTATTAAAAACTTTATTTGGTTATCGAGAGCAAATTTATTTAGTACAATTAATTTGTTATTTCTTATTTTTAGGTATAGTAGGAAAGCTCTATTTTTCGAGTCTTAATCCTAAAAAACAAGAGAATTGA
- the hemL gene encoding glutamate-1-semialdehyde 2,1-aminomutase, giving the protein MVNTLSFNTTKSEQIFAEAQKLMPGGVNSPVRAFKSVGGQPIVFDRVKGAYIWDVDDNQYIDYVGSWGPAICGHTHPEVITALKEALEKGTSFGAPCVLENVLAEMVIEAVPSIEMVRFVNSGTEACLSVLRLMRAYTKRNKIIKFEGCYHGHGDMFLVQAGSGVATLGLPDSPGVPKSVTADTLTAPYNDLEAVKKIFAENQGEIAGVILEAVVGNAGFIAPDGGFLEGLRVLTQENDALLVFDEVMTGFRISYGGVQAKFGVTPDLTTLGKVIGGGLPVGAYGGKKDIMALVAPSGPMYQAGTLSGNPLAMTAGIKTLELLQKPGTYEYLDKITTELITGLLDRARKAGHEVTGGNISGMFGMFFTGNPVHNYSDAKNADTAKFGRFHRGMLERGVYLAPSQFEAGFTSIAHTEEDIKKTLAVAEEVFKVI; this is encoded by the coding sequence TTGGTTAATACATTATCTTTTAATACTACAAAATCTGAACAAATTTTTGCAGAAGCTCAAAAATTAATGCCGGGGGGGGTTAATTCCCCCGTGAGAGCCTTTAAATCCGTAGGTGGGCAACCCATTGTGTTCGATCGAGTCAAAGGGGCTTATATTTGGGATGTGGACGATAATCAATATATAGACTATGTTGGCTCATGGGGACCTGCTATTTGTGGTCACACACACCCCGAAGTGATTACAGCTTTAAAAGAAGCCCTAGAAAAAGGTACAAGTTTTGGTGCTCCTTGTGTCTTAGAAAATGTCCTTGCAGAAATGGTAATTGAAGCTGTACCTAGCATTGAAATGGTGCGTTTTGTCAACTCTGGCACAGAGGCTTGTTTATCGGTGTTACGTTTAATGCGCGCCTACACCAAGAGAAATAAAATCATCAAATTTGAAGGATGTTATCATGGTCATGGTGATATGTTCTTAGTACAAGCAGGTTCAGGAGTTGCTACCCTCGGTTTACCAGACTCCCCCGGTGTACCTAAATCCGTTACTGCCGACACTTTAACCGCTCCCTATAACGATTTGGAAGCAGTGAAAAAAATCTTTGCGGAAAATCAAGGAGAAATTGCTGGAGTAATTTTAGAAGCAGTAGTCGGTAATGCAGGATTTATTGCTCCTGATGGGGGTTTTCTTGAAGGTTTAAGGGTATTAACCCAAGAAAATGACGCTTTATTGGTATTCGATGAAGTTATGACTGGTTTTCGTATTTCCTATGGTGGTGTACAGGCAAAATTTGGGGTAACTCCTGATTTGACTACTTTAGGGAAAGTTATCGGCGGTGGTTTACCCGTAGGCGCTTATGGTGGTAAAAAAGATATTATGGCATTAGTTGCGCCTTCTGGTCCAATGTATCAGGCAGGTACTTTATCGGGAAATCCTTTAGCCATGACGGCAGGAATTAAAACCCTTGAATTATTACAAAAACCCGGTACTTATGAATATTTAGACAAAATTACTACTGAATTGATTACAGGTTTACTCGATCGAGCTAGAAAAGCAGGACACGAAGTAACAGGCGGTAATATTAGCGGTATGTTCGGGATGTTTTTCACGGGGAATCCTGTGCATAACTACAGTGATGCCAAAAATGCAGATACTGCCAAATTTGGACGTTTCCATCGGGGAATGTTAGAAAGAGGGGTTTATTTAGCTCCCTCTCAATTTGAAGCAGGTTTTACTTCGATCGCCCATACAGAAGAAGACATCAAAAAAACCCTAGCAGTTGCCGAGGAGGTGTTTAAGGTTATTTAG
- a CDS encoding serine protease — translation MNLNNFISPFVIGVATLTVVQPQMVFAQTRQDINIIAKSITVRIDGREYGTGTIINREGNTYTVLTNMHVVGHQGKQQVTTFDGKSHEVNGNSIKQINKLDLALFQFTSSDNYGVVEIANEQLKESTNIYITGYPAPRPGIDSRIYQFTEGYISGINPQGKDGYTLVYTNQTRPGMSGGPILNTQGKLVGIHGLSEGTEIKNTDGSIEIRPLTDGYKLGIPINNYLAWANNNQVAVNTNLSNANNSLNESEVAKSLNVDEYLNRAKDYYEQGEYEKAIDEYNQALKINPNFAESYFYRGSTYGTINKYDNAISDLNQALKINPTFAHAYLSRGIIYANQQQYTKAISDLNEALKINPNFAYAYYNRGTSYLYLKQYEKALSDLNEALKINPNYAEAYNNRGISYFYLKQYEKALSDLNEALKINPNYAEAYNNRGRNYARLQQYEKSINDYNQALKFNPNYAKAYLNRGIAYTNLQRGEKAISDFNQALKINPNYAEAYAGRATGYLILRQYKRAITDYQKAQSLFLQQGDRENAEKVGKLIQTLEKNR, via the coding sequence ATGAATTTGAATAACTTTATCTCTCCTTTCGTTATTGGTGTCGCAACATTGACAGTAGTTCAACCGCAAATGGTTTTTGCTCAAACTCGTCAAGACATTAATATCATTGCAAAATCAATTACTGTCAGAATTGATGGTAGAGAATATGGTACAGGAACAATTATCAATCGAGAAGGAAATACTTATACCGTCTTAACTAATATGCACGTTGTGGGACATCAGGGCAAACAACAAGTAACCACTTTTGATGGTAAATCCCATGAAGTTAATGGTAATAGTATTAAACAAATAAATAAATTAGATCTTGCCTTATTTCAATTTACCAGTAGTGATAATTATGGGGTAGTAGAAATAGCCAATGAGCAGTTAAAAGAAAGCACTAATATTTATATAACGGGTTATCCCGCCCCTCGTCCGGGTATTGACAGTAGAATTTATCAGTTTACAGAAGGATATATTTCAGGGATAAATCCCCAAGGCAAAGATGGTTATACCTTAGTTTATACCAATCAAACTCGTCCGGGTATGAGTGGAGGACCAATCTTAAATACTCAAGGAAAATTGGTGGGTATTCATGGATTGAGTGAAGGTACAGAAATAAAAAATACTGATGGTAGCATTGAAATTCGTCCTTTAACCGATGGCTATAAGTTAGGTATTCCCATTAATAATTATCTAGCATGGGCAAATAATAATCAGGTTGCGGTTAATACTAATTTAAGCAATGCCAATAATTCATTGAATGAGAGTGAAGTTGCTAAGAGTTTAAACGTAGATGAATATCTAAATAGAGCTAAAGATTATTATGAGCAAGGGGAGTATGAAAAAGCTATTGATGAATATAATCAAGCCTTAAAAATTAATCCTAACTTTGCCGAAAGCTATTTCTATCGAGGCTCTACTTATGGTACAATAAATAAATACGACAATGCTATTAGTGATTTAAACCAAGCCTTGAAAATTAATCCTACCTTTGCTCATGCCTATTTGAGTCGAGGGATTATTTACGCTAACCAACAGCAATATACTAAAGCTATTAGTGATTTAAACGAAGCCTTGAAAATTAATCCTAACTTTGCTTATGCCTATTACAATCGAGGTACTTCTTACCTTTACTTAAAGCAATATGAAAAAGCTCTTAGTGATTTAAACGAAGCCTTGAAAATTAATCCTAACTATGCCGAAGCCTACAACAATCGAGGTATTTCTTACTTTTACTTAAAGCAATATGAAAAAGCTCTTAGTGATTTAAACGAAGCCTTGAAAATTAATCCTAACTATGCCGAAGCCTACAACAATCGAGGCAGGAATTACGCTAGACTACAGCAATATGAAAAATCCATTAATGATTATAACCAAGCCTTAAAATTTAATCCTAACTATGCCAAAGCCTATCTCAATCGAGGTATTGCTTACACTAATTTACAGAGGGGTGAGAAAGCTATTAGTGATTTTAACCAAGCCTTGAAAATTAATCCTAACTATGCTGAAGCGTACGCCGGTAGAGCGACAGGCTATCTGATATTACGACAATATAAAAGAGCTATCACTGATTATCAAAAAGCTCAAAGTTTATTCCTTCAACAAGGAGATAGAGAAAATGCAGAAAAGGTCGGGAAACTAATACAAACACTGGAGAAAAATCGTTAA
- a CDS encoding COP23 domain-containing protein — protein MNKKLITTLVSGISITLGTLTLNMPSSNARPSSHTFACANVQGTPATVARRGTEQVTMIRWSKNDGYFGDGWTPQKRCEHVSTKFQEYAQQGNLRYITHGVKNGYPIICVAKTEGGNCVWQLFTLRKSDNPRQKVSRLLDRNSISSNPLAESDASYIINVNDKVYIDLNVYLGVEEDVTSESGENTNNSVNEESTSPTVNNSETNQEKNVWFFE, from the coding sequence GTGAATAAGAAATTAATTACAACTCTTGTCAGTGGGATTAGCATTACACTAGGAACTTTAACACTTAATATGCCTAGCAGTAATGCTCGTCCAAGTTCCCATACCTTTGCTTGTGCCAATGTTCAAGGCACACCTGCCACTGTGGCGAGAAGGGGAACCGAACAGGTAACAATGATTCGTTGGTCAAAAAATGATGGTTATTTTGGTGACGGATGGACTCCACAAAAACGATGTGAACACGTCTCAACTAAGTTTCAGGAATATGCACAACAAGGCAATTTGCGTTATATTACTCACGGAGTAAAAAATGGTTATCCGATTATTTGCGTGGCGAAAACCGAGGGAGGTAATTGTGTCTGGCAATTATTTACCTTGAGAAAAAGTGATAACCCTCGACAAAAAGTAAGCAGATTATTAGATCGCAACAGTATTTCGAGTAATCCTTTGGCGGAAAGTGATGCTTCCTATATCATCAATGTTAACGATAAGGTGTATATCGATCTTAATGTTTATCTTGGTGTAGAAGAAGATGTTACGTCTGAAAGTGGGGAAAATACCAACAATTCTGTAAATGAAGAATCTACCTCCCCAACGGTGAATAATTCAGAAACAAATCAGGAAAAAAATGTTTGGTTTTTTGAATAA
- a CDS encoding DUF4079 domain-containing protein: MKETIREFLQPIADIFSGFNTPEIVVHWGHPFFMGIVIFAMGSAVAITGWRSRISEDKEVKETNKGDHRKVAPFLFLFITLGYSGGVLSLIMQGQPIFESPHFWTGSTVIGLLGLNGLISATGFIGNKDSLRTTHAYIGSLALAIMVIHAILGLKLGLSI; the protein is encoded by the coding sequence ATGAAAGAAACCATTAGAGAATTTTTGCAACCCATAGCAGACATCTTTTCAGGATTCAACACCCCCGAAATAGTTGTTCATTGGGGACATCCCTTTTTCATGGGCATTGTTATATTTGCTATGGGCAGTGCCGTTGCCATTACTGGTTGGCGTAGTAGGATTTCCGAAGATAAAGAAGTCAAAGAAACTAATAAAGGTGATCATCGTAAAGTTGCGCCATTTTTGTTTTTATTCATTACCCTAGGATATAGTGGCGGTGTTTTATCCCTGATTATGCAAGGGCAACCTATTTTTGAAAGTCCTCATTTTTGGACTGGTAGCACTGTCATTGGGTTATTAGGCTTAAACGGCTTAATCTCTGCTACGGGTTTTATCGGTAATAAAGACAGTTTACGCACAACCCATGCTTATATTGGTAGTCTTGCGTTAGCTATTATGGTTATCCATGCAATTCTTGGCTTAAAACTCGGACTTTCCATTTAA
- a CDS encoding IS200/IS605 family accessory protein TnpB-related protein: MLGIDLNPNIIGWSYVDHDGNLKAKGQIKINVRDKNTNQTKAIIGDAVKKLVKLAYQYECPISVENLDFERKKATMKEEGVKYSRMLSNFAYSCFLDMLNSCAFKHGIEVIKVNPAFSSLMGLTKFMRLYGLSSDTAAGLVLARRALRKKRVFQPVTPD, encoded by the coding sequence ATGTTAGGAATAGACTTAAACCCTAATATAATAGGTTGGAGTTATGTTGATCATGATGGAAATTTAAAAGCAAAAGGACAAATTAAAATCAATGTTCGAGATAAAAATACTAATCAAACAAAAGCAATTATCGGCGATGCTGTGAAAAAATTAGTCAAATTAGCCTATCAATATGAGTGTCCAATTAGTGTGGAAAATTTAGATTTTGAGCGAAAAAAAGCAACAATGAAGGAAGAGGGAGTTAAATATTCTCGAATGTTATCAAACTTTGCTTATAGTTGTTTTTTAGATATGTTAAATAGTTGTGCTTTTAAACATGGAATTGAAGTAATAAAAGTTAATCCTGCCTTTTCAAGTTTAATGGGATTGACAAAATTTATGAGACTTTATGGTTTGTCGAGCGATACAGCAGCAGGGTTAGTATTAGCAAGACGGGCATTAAGAAAAAAGAGGGTATTCCAACCAGTTACGCCCGATTAG
- a CDS encoding serine/threonine-protein kinase, whose protein sequence is MNITIGIKLKQRYEIIKEIGEGSFGHTYLARDTDLPTSPLCVVKELKADYDPRTIEVAIRLFETEAITLHKLGKHSQIPELFAHFYINNNFFLVQEFIEGHDLTKEIIYQQKWSELAVINLLKEILEVLVIIHQNNIVHRDLKPANLMRRKSDNKIVIIDFGAVKQIIQEKIPSTQTLGTVIIGTEGFMPDEQANGKPVFASDIYALGIIAIEALTGLYAFNLPKPPNIHQLNQDLGLNLSLNFQNILSKMVAEYHLNRYQNAQETLNALLQLNNSQKKFRFTLSKTINTPPKHNLNQGSIEPTKIINTNESDSKTKVVAPKRTTYEDQKPIDQNNFNYQQLIIIISIVLSLIGSFFLMNKSDIFSSTKVDESTKQDNSTSENEPLSPIISPKYQKLETQLKNGNWQEADLETNKIMLSLVGRENEANFTTTSINNFPCEDLKTINELWLKHSQQKFGFTTQKDIYLSTGNNIGEYKAEKYSQFIQQIGWNNYDLSFTEDVPKGHLPAPLINGYDDVWHDDVGLLFTRLQACDL, encoded by the coding sequence ATGAATATTACGATCGGCATCAAACTTAAACAACGTTACGAAATTATCAAAGAGATAGGAGAAGGCTCTTTTGGACATACCTATTTAGCTAGAGATACTGATTTACCGACTTCTCCCCTATGTGTTGTCAAAGAATTAAAAGCAGACTATGATCCGAGAACTATTGAAGTAGCCATTAGACTGTTTGAAACCGAAGCTATTACTTTACACAAACTAGGGAAACATTCTCAAATCCCCGAATTATTTGCCCATTTTTATATCAATAATAATTTTTTTTTAGTACAAGAATTTATTGAAGGACATGATTTAACCAAAGAAATAATTTACCAACAAAAATGGTCAGAATTAGCAGTAATTAATCTCTTAAAAGAAATATTAGAAGTATTAGTTATTATTCATCAAAATAATATTGTTCATAGAGACTTAAAACCTGCTAATTTGATGCGGAGAAAAAGCGACAATAAAATAGTTATAATTGATTTTGGTGCAGTAAAACAAATTATTCAAGAAAAAATCCCCTCAACTCAAACTCTGGGCACTGTAATTATTGGTACAGAAGGCTTTATGCCCGATGAACAAGCTAACGGTAAACCTGTTTTTGCTAGTGATATTTATGCGTTAGGAATCATTGCGATTGAAGCGTTAACGGGGTTATATGCTTTTAATTTACCAAAACCTCCTAATATTCACCAATTAAATCAAGATTTAGGGCTTAATTTAAGTCTTAATTTTCAAAATATATTAAGTAAAATGGTAGCAGAATATCATCTTAATCGCTATCAAAATGCACAGGAAACTCTTAACGCACTTTTACAACTGAATAATTCACAAAAAAAATTTCGTTTTACTTTAAGCAAAACTATTAATACTCCCCCTAAACATAATCTTAATCAAGGTTCGATCGAGCCAACAAAAATAATTAATACCAATGAATCAGATAGTAAAACTAAGGTTGTCGCTCCAAAAAGAACAACTTATGAGGATCAAAAACCCATAGATCAAAATAATTTTAATTATCAACAATTAATCATCATAATCTCGATCGTGCTTAGTCTCATCGGTAGCTTTTTTCTGATGAATAAATCAGATATTTTTTCTTCCACAAAGGTAGATGAAAGTACAAAACAGGATAATTCCACATCAGAAAATGAGCCATTATCACCAATCATTTCACCTAAATATCAAAAGTTAGAAACACAATTAAAAAACGGTAATTGGCAAGAAGCTGATTTAGAAACTAACAAGATCATGTTAAGTTTAGTCGGTAGAGAAAATGAGGCTAATTTTACCACGACATCAATTAATAATTTCCCCTGTGAAGACTTAAAAACTATTAACGAACTTTGGCTAAAACATTCACAACAAAAATTCGGTTTTACCACTCAAAAAGACATTTATTTATCCACTGGTAATAATATTGGTGAATACAAAGCCGAAAAATATAGTCAATTTATCCAACAAATAGGATGGAATAATTATGATTTAAGTTTTACTGAAGATGTACCGAAAGGGCATTTACCTGCCCCCTTAATTAACGGTTATGATGATGTTTGGCATGATGATGTAGGATTACTTTTTACCCGTCTTCAGGCTTGTGATTTATAA
- a CDS encoding S1 family peptidase gives MNWLGKFLNFKLFFIFIFTLFCLQISHQSLSIINSTIRQQQIIKDIVADLFPIAKAITVKINLDEGFASGVLVARQDKNYFIVTNAHVIRGGESPYQIQTFDGNIYKAEIVDIEKIRDKDIAILKFSAPNMEYLTAEKGKLPKKDDFVLAVGFTQRQSQDNENQEDLERIKPKFEALTGKVTLILDKPLKQGYQIGYSNPVVDGMSGGAILNENGELVGINAMRAYAILGDPYVYEDDTIPRDSLRELMIKSSWGIPIFNIFDEDFFKF, from the coding sequence ATGAATTGGCTAGGGAAATTTTTAAATTTCAAACTATTTTTCATCTTTATTTTCACTTTATTCTGCTTACAAATATCTCATCAAAGTTTAAGTATCATTAATTCCACCATAAGGCAACAACAAATTATTAAGGATATTGTGGCAGATTTATTTCCCATTGCTAAAGCTATCACGGTGAAAATCAATTTAGATGAGGGATTTGCTTCGGGAGTTTTAGTCGCTAGACAAGACAAAAATTATTTTATTGTGACTAATGCCCATGTTATTCGTGGTGGTGAATCACCCTATCAAATACAAACTTTTGACGGTAATATTTATAAGGCTGAAATAGTGGATATAGAAAAAATTAGAGATAAAGATATAGCTATTCTTAAATTTTCTGCTCCTAATATGGAGTATCTTACTGCGGAAAAGGGGAAATTACCGAAAAAAGATGATTTTGTTTTGGCGGTGGGTTTTACTCAGAGACAATCACAAGACAATGAGAATCAAGAAGATTTAGAGCGTATTAAACCGAAGTTTGAAGCATTAACGGGAAAAGTTACCTTAATTTTAGATAAACCCCTTAAACAAGGGTATCAGATAGGTTATAGCAATCCTGTTGTTGATGGGATGAGTGGGGGGGCGATTCTCAATGAAAATGGGGAGTTGGTGGGTATTAATGCGATGAGGGCTTATGCTATTTTAGGTGATCCTTATGTTTATGAGGATGATACTATCCCTAGGGATTCTTTACGGGAGTTAATGATTAAATCGAGTTGGGGAATACCGATTTTTAATATTTTTGATGAAGATTTTTTCAAGTTTTAA
- the petL gene encoding cytochrome b6-f complex subunit PetL, producing the protein MSGLVAYVGFIGVFSVVAITLYYGLRAIKFI; encoded by the coding sequence ATGTCTGGATTAGTAGCCTATGTTGGTTTTATCGGTGTCTTTTCCGTAGTTGCCATCACTTTATATTATGGTTTACGCGCCATTAAATTTATCTAA